In Cyprinus carpio isolate SPL01 chromosome A14, ASM1834038v1, whole genome shotgun sequence, a single window of DNA contains:
- the LOC109075261 gene encoding protein sprouty homolog 1-like → MDRHGQRGGSVRHPDLPSGAILSLDQIKAIRSCNDYTEGPAVARRPAPEPPRMPPPRNADKQERTHEVILVNVNNNYEHRTRHPPVLSRSTSTGSAASSGSNSSRGSEQGLLEPSHYRHRAIRTQPKSLNASSHPFLPPDVPLKQSQTENLNSPHLYICESCGKCKCGECTAPRPLPACLACNGQCLCSAESVVEHGTCMCLVKGIFYHCSKDDDDVGDPFADRPCSLSHPKCCSRFLCMGLMSALFPCLLCYLPAKGCVKACNSCHDRVNRPGCRCKNSNTVYCKLQNWNHTPGKPS, encoded by the coding sequence ATGGATCGCCACGGACAGCGCGGAGGGAGCGTCAGACATCCGGACCTCCCCTCCGGTGCCATCCTGTCCCTGGACCAGATCAAAGCCATCCGCTCCTGCAACGATTACACGGAGGGCCCGGCTGTAGCTCGCAGACCGGCCCCGGAGCCGCCTCGCATGCCTCCACCGCGCAACGCGGACAAGCAGGAGAGGACTCACGAGGTGATCCTGGTGAACGTGAATAATAACTACGAGCACCGAACGCGGCATCCTCCGGTGCTCAGCAGGTCCACGAGCACCGGCAGCGCCGCCAGCTCCGGGAGCAACAGCAGCCGCGGGTCGGAGCAAGGCCTGCTAGAGCCATCGCATTATCGCCACCGCGCCATACGGACTCAGCCGAAATCTCTGAATGCCTCCTCGCATCCGTTTCTCCCACCGGACGTTCCGCTTAAACAGTCGCAGACGGAAAATCTCAACTCGCCGCATTTATACATCTGCGAGAGCTGCGGGAAATGCAAGTGCGGCGAATGCACGGCGCCTCGTCCGCTCCCGGCGTGCCTCGCGTGCAACGGACAGTGCCTGTGTTCGGCCGAGAGCGTGGTGGAGCACGGGACGTGCATGTGTTTGGTCAAAGGGATTTTCTATCATTGCTCGAAGGACGATGACGACGTGGGCGACCCGTTCGCGGACCGGCCGTGTTCACTGTCGCATCCGAAGTGCTGCTCGCGCTTTCTGTGCATGGGCCTCATGTCGGCGCTCTTCCCGTGTCTGCTGTGCTACCTGCCTGCTAAGGGCTGCGTGAAAGCGTGCAACTCGTGCCACGACCGCGTGAACCGGCCTGGATGCCGCTGCAAGAACTCTAACACCGTTTACTGCAAGCTGCAGAACTGGAACCATACGCCCGGAAAACCGTCCTGA